Proteins from a genomic interval of Arthrobacter sp. CAN_C5:
- a CDS encoding DAK2 domain-containing protein yields MKRWLSKAEESLGNHSDRLNAINIFPVADGDTGTNLYLTVRAASQAANAADTSDLGELLKTAGQAAMEDARGNSGTLFAVFLSAIAEPLHHHMRLSGPLLATALQRAQIRSWSALSDPVPGTMLSVLEATARGAAVVDGAQNGDDSNHALALTLQAAVEAALVAVVHTESQLGVLTQAKVVDAGGVGFLLILDALRAASLGEELQDELLDGLHGYDIQAPHIHNGGDAEGVEVMCTINLSPLDAATLRLHLDELGDSVIMSAVTEVEEGYRWRVHVHVPTPEPALKLIQEAGNPMNVSVTQLASPRLGDTPLYSEVQEASG; encoded by the coding sequence ATGAAGCGATGGTTGAGCAAGGCCGAAGAGTCCCTGGGTAACCACAGCGACCGGCTGAACGCCATCAACATTTTTCCCGTGGCCGACGGCGATACCGGCACCAACCTCTACCTCACGGTCCGCGCCGCGTCCCAGGCCGCCAACGCGGCAGACACCTCGGACCTCGGCGAACTCCTGAAGACCGCCGGTCAGGCCGCCATGGAGGACGCGAGAGGAAACTCCGGCACTCTGTTCGCGGTTTTCCTCTCGGCAATCGCCGAGCCATTGCACCACCACATGCGGCTGTCGGGCCCGTTGCTCGCCACAGCGCTGCAACGCGCGCAGATCCGCAGCTGGTCTGCGCTCAGTGATCCGGTTCCCGGCACCATGCTCTCTGTCCTCGAAGCGACAGCCCGCGGAGCCGCCGTCGTCGACGGTGCCCAGAACGGCGACGACAGTAACCACGCCCTCGCCCTGACCCTTCAGGCAGCCGTTGAGGCAGCCCTTGTAGCAGTCGTCCACACCGAGAGCCAACTCGGTGTGCTGACCCAGGCCAAGGTGGTGGACGCCGGGGGAGTGGGGTTCCTTCTCATCCTGGATGCGCTGCGCGCCGCATCGCTTGGCGAGGAACTCCAGGACGAGCTCCTCGATGGTCTTCACGGCTACGACATCCAGGCACCCCACATCCATAACGGCGGCGACGCCGAGGGTGTGGAGGTCATGTGCACCATCAATCTCAGCCCCCTCGACGCCGCAACCCTGCGGCTGCACCTGGACGAGCTCGGCGATTCGGTCATCATGAGCGCAGTAACCGAGGTGGAAGAGGGCTACCGGTGGCGGGTCCACGTCCATGTGCCCACTCCTGAGCCTGCACTGAAACTCATCCAGGAAGCCGGCAATCCCATGAATGTCTCGGTGACTCAGCTGGCTTCCCCACGGCTCGGCGATACGCCCCTGTACAGCGAAGTCCAAGAGGCCAGTGGATAG
- the wecB gene encoding non-hydrolyzing UDP-N-acetylglucosamine 2-epimerase, translating to MPIYGTRPEAIKMAPIVAALKDAEGFECIVTVTGQHRAMLDQVNDLFGIVPDFDLNILQQRQTLASIMTKTIDGLDSLFERSRPDAVIVQGDTTTSTAAAIAAFYHGIPVVHVEAGLRSGDLFSPFPEEANRKITSQIASLHLAPTTTSRDNLLAENVPPTSIVVTGNTVIDALLETVKKQVPFNDPQLEVLARSGRKILLVTTHRRENQGDGMRGIGRAIARIADAESDLVIVLPVHKNPAVREAVLPALEGRSNVLVTEPLAYGEFTRLLSLAHIVLTDSGGVQEEAPSLGKPVLVMRDNTERPEAVGAGTVKLIGTDEERIVAEVDQLLNDADSFSAMANAVNPYGDGLAASRSVAAIAELLGIGSRTPDFVEHSA from the coding sequence ATGCCGATCTATGGAACCCGACCCGAAGCTATCAAGATGGCCCCGATTGTTGCGGCGTTGAAGGACGCCGAAGGATTTGAGTGCATCGTCACCGTCACCGGGCAGCACCGCGCCATGCTCGATCAGGTAAACGACCTGTTCGGTATTGTTCCTGATTTCGACCTGAATATTCTGCAGCAGCGGCAAACCCTCGCCTCGATCATGACCAAGACCATCGACGGCCTGGACAGCCTGTTTGAGCGGTCCAGGCCCGACGCCGTCATTGTCCAGGGAGACACAACCACGTCAACCGCCGCCGCAATCGCCGCCTTCTACCACGGTATTCCCGTGGTCCACGTGGAGGCCGGCCTTCGTTCCGGCGACCTGTTCTCCCCTTTCCCGGAGGAGGCAAACCGAAAGATCACCTCCCAGATCGCCAGCCTCCATCTGGCCCCGACGACTACCAGCCGGGACAACCTGCTCGCTGAGAATGTCCCTCCAACGTCCATCGTGGTGACCGGAAACACCGTGATCGATGCCCTTCTGGAGACAGTGAAAAAGCAGGTGCCGTTCAACGATCCTCAGTTGGAAGTTCTCGCACGTTCCGGACGAAAAATCCTCCTCGTGACAACACACCGGCGTGAAAACCAGGGAGACGGTATGCGCGGAATCGGGCGTGCGATCGCTCGGATCGCGGATGCAGAATCCGATCTAGTGATCGTCTTGCCTGTGCACAAGAACCCTGCCGTCCGTGAAGCTGTCCTGCCCGCACTGGAGGGACGGTCAAATGTCCTCGTGACAGAGCCTCTGGCGTACGGCGAATTCACCCGTCTCCTCTCGCTCGCGCATATTGTGCTGACAGACTCTGGCGGAGTCCAGGAAGAAGCACCGAGCCTTGGCAAGCCCGTCCTTGTGATGCGTGACAACACCGAACGGCCCGAGGCCGTTGGCGCGGGTACCGTCAAACTTATTGGGACCGACGAGGAGAGAATCGTTGCTGAGGTTGATCAGCTTCTCAATGACGCAGACAGCTTCAGTGCGATGGCGAACGCTGTCAACCCCTACGGAGATGGCCTCGCCGCTTCCCGCTCGGTTGCCGCAATCGCGGAACTGCTGGGAATAGGCTCCCGGACACCGGACTTTGTAGAGCACTCAGCCTGA